The DNA window ATGGCGTAGCGGACGTAGCGTAGATCCATCGCTCACCTCAAGGTGATGGTGATGGGCTGTCGGAAGATCGCACCTCCGTATTACAAGACGGGACAGCTCCCGTGAAGACGCTCAGTCACCACGGGAGCGTGGCCTCGCCGGGGACGGGGCCGTACGTGCTGGTGACGGGCGCCGCCGGCGGCGCCGGGCCTTCGCGGCGGGCGGGCTCCGGGCGGGCCAGGGGCGGGGTTGCGGCCGGCCGATACATACTTGCCTAGCAAGCGCTTGGCCGGATAGCGTGGGCGGGTGGGAACGCAGGCGTTCGCCGGGCGGGCGGCCGTGGCCGGGATCGGGATGACGGCGCTGACCCGGCGCTCCGGGCGCGCCGAGCTGGAGCTCGCCGCCGAGGCGTGCCGCGCCGCCTGCGCCGACGCCGGGCTGCGGCCCGGCGACGTGGACGCGATGCTCAGCTACCACCTCGGCGACTCCGCGCCCGTCGTCCAGGTCGCCCGCGCCCTCGGCGTCGAACGGCTCGGCTGGCACAACGACATCGCCGGCGGCGGCACGCAGGCCGCCTCGATCCTCGGCGACGCGGCCATGCTCATCCACGCGGGGCTGGCGCGGCACGTCCTGATCTACCGCGCGCTCAACGGCCGGTCCGGCCGGCGCATGAACACCGTCCCGACCGGCCCCCAGGAACGGCTCACCTACGGGCTCGCCGGGCCGATCCCGCTGTTCGCCCTGGCCGCCACCCGCTACCTGCACGAGACCGGCCTGACCGAGGAGCACCTGCACGCCGTGGTCGCCCAGTCCAGGGAGAACGCCAGGGACAACCCCCGGGCGCTGCGCCGGGAGCCGCTGGACCTCGCCGGGTACCTCGCCCGCCCCTACGTCGCCACGCCGCTGCGCACCGTGGACTGCTGCCAGGAGACCGACGGGGCCTGCGCGCTGCTGGTCAGCGGCGAGCTGGACGGGCCGCGGGTGCGCGCCGTGGTGCGCGGGGGCGGGCCGGGCTGCTCGTCGATGGACCGGGCGGCCGACGTCAGCGCGATCTTCTCGGCGTACGTGGCCCCCATGCTCTGGGACGCCTCCGGCATGCGGCCCGCGGACGTGGACGTCATGCTGCCCTACGACGCCTACTCGTGGCTGGTGCCCAGGCAGCTGGAGGACTTCGGGCTGGCGGCCCGGGAGGAGCTGGGGGAGTACCTGCTGGAGCGCCGCCACGCCTGGCTGAACCCGCACGGCGGCCTGCTGTCGGAGGGGTACGTGCACGGGCTCAACAACGTGGCCCAGGCGGTCCGCGAGCTGCGTACCGGGCGGCACGAGGTGGCCCTGGTGACCGGCTTCGGCGGCAGCTACGGCAGCGCGGCCCTCCTCACCGCGTGAGACGCACGCCCCGGCGGCGGCGGGGGGCGGTCAGGGGCCGAGCCCGGTGAAGACGCCGTGCAGCGCCTTCGCCTCGTCCTCCGCCAGCAGGGGACGGGCCGCCAGCCAGGCGGCCGCGCCCGCCGCGTCGCGGGCCGTGCTGACCGGCACCCCGGGCAGCCGCGCGGTCACGGCCGCGCGCACCGGCCCTTCGCTGGTCAGCACGCTGCCGGCGAGCACCACCGGGCCGGAGACGTGCACCCGGCGCAGTGTCGCGGCCAGCCGGTCGGCGGCGTCCTCGACGATCGTGACGGCCATCGGGTCGCCCGCCGCGGCGGCCCGGCTGACCAGCGCCGCGAGGGTCGCCAGCCGCATGGGGGCGGCCTGCGCCAGCCGGACGACGCGCGAGGCGACGGCGCGCGGCGTGTCCGGCCGCTCCGCGCCGAGGAAGTCCCGCCCCACCAGGGGCACGAGCCGGTCCGCCGGGTCGTCCAGCGCCGTGACCGGCAGCCCGCGGTCGAAGGCGTCCACCACGGCCATCGCCGCCGCGCGCCCG is part of the Nonomuraea coxensis DSM 45129 genome and encodes:
- a CDS encoding thiolase C-terminal domain-containing protein, which translates into the protein MGTQAFAGRAAVAGIGMTALTRRSGRAELELAAEACRAACADAGLRPGDVDAMLSYHLGDSAPVVQVARALGVERLGWHNDIAGGGTQAASILGDAAMLIHAGLARHVLIYRALNGRSGRRMNTVPTGPQERLTYGLAGPIPLFALAATRYLHETGLTEEHLHAVVAQSRENARDNPRALRREPLDLAGYLARPYVATPLRTVDCCQETDGACALLVSGELDGPRVRAVVRGGGPGCSSMDRAADVSAIFSAYVAPMLWDASGMRPADVDVMLPYDAYSWLVPRQLEDFGLAAREELGEYLLERRHAWLNPHGGLLSEGYVHGLNNVAQAVRELRTGRHEVALVTGFGGSYGSAALLTA
- a CDS encoding N-acetylglucosamine kinase encodes the protein MTKSGVGGALVIGVDAGATSTRIAVHTLDGTRVGYARAGAGNPTAHGLDKAVAAVREALSAALAGHDGGQVVASLAGVAGHVPELTRELAKVWADHGVAEGPRCEGDLLIGYVAGSAEPDGALLLSGTGAAAARITGFRLDAVADALGWLLADAGSGFWIGRAAAMAVVDAFDRGLPVTALDDPADRLVPLVGRDFLGAERPDTPRAVASRVVRLAQAAPMRLATLAALVSRAAAAGDPMAVTIVEDAADRLAATLRRVHVSGPVVLAGSVLTSEGPVRAAVTARLPGVPVSTARDAAGAAAWLAARPLLAEDEAKALHGVFTGLGP